A section of the Papio anubis isolate 15944 chromosome 4, Panubis1.0, whole genome shotgun sequence genome encodes:
- the FKBP14 gene encoding peptidyl-prolyl cis-trans isomerase FKBP14, which yields MRLFLCNAVLMLFVTSLIGALIPEPEVKIEVLQKPFICHRKTKGGDLMLVHYEGYLEKDGSLFHSTHKHNNGQPIWFTLGILEALKGWDQGLKGMCVGEKRKLIIPPALGYGKEGKGKIPPESTLIFNIDLLEIRNGPRSHESFQEMDLNDDWKLSKDEVKAYLKKEFEKHGAVVNESHHDALVEDIFDKEDEDKDGFISAREFTYKHDEL from the exons ATGAGACTTTTCTTGTGCAACGCAGTCTTGATGCTGTTCGTCACTTCTTTGATTGGGGCTCTGATCCCTGAACCAGAAGTGAAAATTGAAGTTCTCCAGAAGCCATTCATCTGCCATCGCAAGACCAAAGGAGGGGATTTGATGTTGGTCCACTATGAAGGCTACTTAGAAAAGGACGGCTCCTTATTTCACTCCAC TCACAAACATAACAATGGTCAACCCATTTGGTTTACCCTGGGCATCCTGGAGGCTCTCAAAGGTTGGGACCAGGGCTTGAAAGGAATGTGtgtaggagagaagagaaagctcatcattcctcctgctctgggctatggaaaagaaggaaaag GTAAAATTCCCCCAGAAAGTACCCTGATATTTAATATTGATCTCCTGGAGATTCGAAATGGACCAAGATCCCATGAATCATTCCAAGAAATGGATCTTAATGATGACTGGAAACTCTCTAAAGATGAG GTTAAAGCATATTTAAAGAAGGAGTTTGAAAAACATGGTGCGGTGGTGAATGAAAGTCATCATGATGCTTTGGTGGAGGATATTTTTGATAAAGAAGATGAAGACAAAGATGGGTTTATATCTGCCAGAGAATTTACATATAAACATGATGAGTTATAG